In Methanomicrobium antiquum, one DNA window encodes the following:
- a CDS encoding methyltransferase domain-containing protein produces the protein MTLNEILYGDTIFKEGSLVLEAGCGVGAQTKAIAKNSPGARIISVDISLKSLSAARKKAADETNFPAEYLNCDIFSLPFLKNSFDYIFVCFVLEHLKNPRDALLELLKFLKPGGEIIVIEGDHGSAFFYPDSSDAKRNIECLVSLQAKAGGDALIGRRLYPLLKDADFSDVCVFPRIIYADSSNPALVRGFTKKTFTAMVEGVGFDVISSGIMTEKEWENGIRALYRTCEEDGTFCYTFFKATGKKI, from the coding sequence ATGACTTTAAATGAAATTCTTTATGGCGATACTATATTTAAAGAAGGCTCGCTTGTCCTTGAAGCCGGATGCGGAGTCGGCGCCCAGACAAAAGCAATTGCAAAAAATAGTCCCGGTGCGAGGATAATTTCTGTTGACATTTCACTAAAATCACTCAGCGCCGCCAGAAAAAAAGCAGCTGATGAGACTAATTTTCCTGCTGAATATTTAAACTGCGATATATTCAGCCTGCCGTTTTTAAAGAATTCCTTTGACTATATTTTCGTATGCTTTGTATTAGAGCACTTAAAAAATCCAAGGGATGCGCTTTTGGAGCTTTTAAAATTCTTAAAGCCCGGCGGGGAGATAATTGTAATTGAAGGCGATCACGGCTCTGCCTTTTTTTATCCTGATAGTTCTGATGCTAAAAGAAACATCGAATGCCTTGTCTCTCTTCAGGCAAAGGCCGGCGGCGATGCCTTAATTGGAAGAAGACTTTATCCTCTTTTAAAAGATGCAGATTTTTCTGATGTATGTGTTTTTCCAAGAATAATTTATGCAGACAGCTCAAACCCTGCACTTGTCAGAGGTTTTACAAAAAAGACATTCACAGCAATGGTAGAGGGGGTGGGTTTTGATGTAATATCATCAGGGATAATGACAGAAAAAGAATGGGAAAACGGAATTCGTGCCCTTTACAGGACTTGTGAAGAGGACGGAACATTTTGCTATACATTTTTCAAAGCGACAGGAAAAAAAATCTGA